The following are encoded in a window of Cyprinus carpio isolate SPL01 chromosome A13, ASM1834038v1, whole genome shotgun sequence genomic DNA:
- the LOC109059146 gene encoding protein salvador homolog 1 isoform X1 — translation MLSRKKSKNEASKPAEVQGKYVKKETSPLLRNLMPSFIRHPTFLRREPPLVEPVPAGVSGAGPYSSGSVGDVSGPKSFLRNAPPRTPLEVSRRESHRLSAPPHFHRDYSPSSPSYMSDAGSVTENGDGGPYYYPPEPYYNNQPRRARRPDHFNENYRYYEQNELNYPRNPGQSQTPQPHSRPPPAIGRVPAKSVGNLTTMSGEEAALPPGWTVDWTIRGRKYYIDHNTNTTHWSHPLEREGLPPGWERVESAEFGVYYVDHINKCAQYRHPCAPSVPRYDQPPPPPVTYQPRPPERNQPVLVPANPYHTAEIPDWLQVYARAPLKYDHILKWELFQLMDLDTYQGMLKLLFMKELECIVKSYEAYRQALLSELDTCKQRQQWYAQQPAKNFPPNM, via the exons ATGCTCTCTAGGAAGAAGAGTAAAAACGAAGCGTCCAAGCCAGCAGAAGTTCAGGGCAAATATGTGAAGAAAGAAACGTCCCCGCTTCTGAGAA ATTTGATGCCCTCATTTATCCGGCATCCAACATTTCTTCGGCGTGAGCCCCCGTTAGTGGAGCCAGTTCCGGCCGgggtgtctggtgcaggtccgtATTCTTCTGGCTCTGTTGGGGATGTTAGTGGCCCCAAGAGTTTCCTGCGCAACGCACCGCCACGGACCCCCCTCGAGGTGTCACGCAGGGAGAGTCATCGGCTGTCTGCCCCACCACACTTTCATCGCGATTACTCCCCTTCCTCGCCATCTTACATGAGCGATGCTGGTTCAGTTACGGAGAATGGAGACGGCGGCCCATATTACTACCCTCCAGAGCCGTACTACAATAACCAACCCAGACGAGCACGCAGACCAGACCACTTTAATGAGAACTACAGGTACTATGAGCAAAATGAACTCAACTACCCACGAAACCCAGGACAGTCCCAGACACCCCAGCCACACAGTCGCCCACCGCCAG CAATCGGCCGTGTGCCAGCAAAGTCGGTGGGTAATCTAACGACCATGAGTGGGGAGGAGGCGGCTCTTCCTCCTGGCTGGACTGTTGATTGGACGATTCGAGGCAGAAAGTATTACATCGatcacaacacaaacaccacTCATTGGAGCCACCCGCTGGAGAGGGAGGGGCTTCCACCAGGGTGGGAGAGGGTGGAGTCAGCTGAGTTTGGAGTGTATTATGTTGATCACATCAACAAATGTGCCCAGTACAGACACCCCTGTGCTCCCAG TGTTCCACGTTATGACCAGCCCCCTCCCCCACCAGTCACCTACCAGCCCCGCCCACCAGAACGCAACCAGCCCGTACTGGTGCCAGCAAACCCGTATCACACAGCTGAGATCCCAGACTGGCTGCAGGTGTATGCCAGAGCCCCGCTAAA GTATGACCACATCCTGAAGTGGGAACTCTTCCAGTTAATGGATCTGGACACGTATCAGGGGATGCTGAAGCTGCTCTTCATGAAGGAGCTGGAGTGCATCGTTAAATCCTATGAAGCATATCGACAAGCGCTGCTCAGCGAACTCGACACGTGCAAACAGCGGCAGCAGTGGTATGCCCAACAACCAGCCAAAAACTTCCCTCCTAACATGTGA
- the LOC109059146 gene encoding protein salvador homolog 1 isoform X2, whose amino-acid sequence MPSFIRHPTFLRREPPLVEPVPAGVSGAGPYSSGSVGDVSGPKSFLRNAPPRTPLEVSRRESHRLSAPPHFHRDYSPSSPSYMSDAGSVTENGDGGPYYYPPEPYYNNQPRRARRPDHFNENYRYYEQNELNYPRNPGQSQTPQPHSRPPPAIGRVPAKSVGNLTTMSGEEAALPPGWTVDWTIRGRKYYIDHNTNTTHWSHPLEREGLPPGWERVESAEFGVYYVDHINKCAQYRHPCAPSVPRYDQPPPPPVTYQPRPPERNQPVLVPANPYHTAEIPDWLQVYARAPLKYDHILKWELFQLMDLDTYQGMLKLLFMKELECIVKSYEAYRQALLSELDTCKQRQQWYAQQPAKNFPPNM is encoded by the exons ATGCCCTCATTTATCCGGCATCCAACATTTCTTCGGCGTGAGCCCCCGTTAGTGGAGCCAGTTCCGGCCGgggtgtctggtgcaggtccgtATTCTTCTGGCTCTGTTGGGGATGTTAGTGGCCCCAAGAGTTTCCTGCGCAACGCACCGCCACGGACCCCCCTCGAGGTGTCACGCAGGGAGAGTCATCGGCTGTCTGCCCCACCACACTTTCATCGCGATTACTCCCCTTCCTCGCCATCTTACATGAGCGATGCTGGTTCAGTTACGGAGAATGGAGACGGCGGCCCATATTACTACCCTCCAGAGCCGTACTACAATAACCAACCCAGACGAGCACGCAGACCAGACCACTTTAATGAGAACTACAGGTACTATGAGCAAAATGAACTCAACTACCCACGAAACCCAGGACAGTCCCAGACACCCCAGCCACACAGTCGCCCACCGCCAG CAATCGGCCGTGTGCCAGCAAAGTCGGTGGGTAATCTAACGACCATGAGTGGGGAGGAGGCGGCTCTTCCTCCTGGCTGGACTGTTGATTGGACGATTCGAGGCAGAAAGTATTACATCGatcacaacacaaacaccacTCATTGGAGCCACCCGCTGGAGAGGGAGGGGCTTCCACCAGGGTGGGAGAGGGTGGAGTCAGCTGAGTTTGGAGTGTATTATGTTGATCACATCAACAAATGTGCCCAGTACAGACACCCCTGTGCTCCCAG TGTTCCACGTTATGACCAGCCCCCTCCCCCACCAGTCACCTACCAGCCCCGCCCACCAGAACGCAACCAGCCCGTACTGGTGCCAGCAAACCCGTATCACACAGCTGAGATCCCAGACTGGCTGCAGGTGTATGCCAGAGCCCCGCTAAA GTATGACCACATCCTGAAGTGGGAACTCTTCCAGTTAATGGATCTGGACACGTATCAGGGGATGCTGAAGCTGCTCTTCATGAAGGAGCTGGAGTGCATCGTTAAATCCTATGAAGCATATCGACAAGCGCTGCTCAGCGAACTCGACACGTGCAAACAGCGGCAGCAGTGGTATGCCCAACAACCAGCCAAAAACTTCCCTCCTAACATGTGA
- the LOC109059145 gene encoding atlastin-1-like, which translates to MARDKKDRDSWGSFVDKNVYDWSSEEEETDGRARPVQVLVVKDDHTFELDEAALCKILLAEEVRDREVVAISVAGAFRKGKSFLMDFMLRYMYSQASDEWLGDPDEPLTGFSWRGGSERETTGIQIWSQVFLVDKPDGSKVAVLLMDTQGTFDSQSTLRDSATVFALSTMISSMQVYNISQNVQEDDLQHLQLFTEYGRLAMEETFLKPFQSMIFLVRDWSFPYEFPYGQEGGMKFLEKRLKISENQHEELQNVRKHIHSCFTNISCFLMPHPGLKVATNPHFDGRLKEIDQEFINNLQVLVLWLLCPKNLDVKEINGSKITCRGLLEYFKAYIKIYQGEELPHPKSMLQATAEANNLAAVAAAKDLYNRKMEEVSGGDRPFLAPSELQARHLKIREEALTLFRSVKKMGGEEFSRRYLLQLEAEIDELFVQYIKHNDSKNIFHAARTPATLFVVIFVMYVAAGITGFVGVDIIASICNMVLGFALITLCTWAYIRYSGEYRELGAVIDQVAGALWDQGSTNEALYKLYSVAANHRQLCNHAFPGHQTDQQPEQNKKQN; encoded by the exons ATGGCGCGAGACAAAAAGGACAGAGACAGCTGGG GGTCTTTTGTGGATAAAAACGTGTATGACTGGAGTtcagaggaggaggagacagatGGACGGGCACGTCCCGTGCAGGTGTTGGTGGTGAAAGACGACCACACGTTTGAGCTGGATGAGGCTGCACTCTGTAAGATCCTGCTGGCCGAAGAGGTCAGAGACAGAGAGGTGGTGGCCATCTCTGTGGCAGGAGCCTTCCGCAAGGGCAAATCCTTCCTCATGGACTTCATGCTGCGTTACATGTACAGCCAG GCCAGTGATGAGTGGCTGGGAGACCCGGACGAGCCGCTGACGGGATTCTCATGGAGAGGAGGGTCAGAGCGGGAGACCACTGGCATTCAGATCTGGAGTCAAGTCTTCCTGGTGGACAAACCAGATGGTAGCAAG GTGGCAGTGCTGCTAATGGACACACAGGGGACCTTTGACAGCCAGTCCACTCTCCGTGACTCAGCTACTGTATTTGCCCTCAGTACCATGATCAGCTCTATGCAG gtgtATAACATATCTCAGAATGTCCAGGAAGATGATCTTCAGCATCTGCAG CTTTTCACTGAATATGGTAGACTGGCCATGGAAGAAACATTCCTCAAACCATTTcag TCAATGATCTTTCTGGTGCGGGACTGGAGCTTTCCATATGAGTTTCCCTATGGACAGGAAGGAGGAATGAAATTTCTGGAAAAAAGATTAAAG aTCTCAGAGAATCAACATGAGGAGCTGCAGAACGTGAGGAAACACATCCATTCCTGCTTCACCAACATCTCCTGCTTCCTCATGCCACACCCGGGACTCAAGGTGGCCACAAACCCACACTTTGACGGCAGATTGAAGG AGATCGATCAAGAGTTTATCAATAATCTACAAGTGCTTGTTCTGTGGTTACTATGCCCCAAAAACCTGGATGTAAAAGAGATAAACGGAAGCAAAATCACCTGCCGTGGACTTCTGGAGTACTTCAAG GCATATATCAAGATTTATCAGGGAGAGGAGCTGCCACATCCGAAATCCATGTTACAG GCTACAGCGGAAGCAAATAATCTGGCCGCAGTGGCTGCAGCTAAAGATCTATACAACAGGAAGATGGAGGAG GTGAGCGGAGGAGATCGGCCTTTCCTTGCACCGAGCGAGCTGCAGGCGCGTCACTTAAAAATCCGTGAGGAGGCATTGACATTGTTTCGCAGCGTGAAGAAAATGGGTGGAGAGGAGTTCAGCCGGCGTTACCTGCTGCAGCTGGAGGCGGAGATCGACGAGCTGTTTGTGCAGTACATCAAACACAATGACTCCAAGAACATCTTCCACGCGGCACGAACACCCGCAACGCTGTTCGTGGTGATCTTTGTGATGTATGTGGCCGCAGGGATCACGGGGTTCGTGGGGGTTGACATCATCGCAAGCATCTGCAACATGGTGTTGGGCTTCGCACTCATCACTCTGTGCACCTGGGCGTACATCCGCTACTCAGGAGAATACAGAGAACTGGGCGCCGTCATTGATCAGGTGGCCGGAGCGCTGTGGGATCAG GGAAGCACAAATGAG GCTCTGTATAAGCTGTACAGTGTAGCGGCAAACCACAGGCAGTTGTGTAATCACGCCTTCCCTGGACACCAGACTGACCAACAGCCTGAgcagaacaagaaacaaaactga